The window CCCACGCTAGAACCGGCGCTGCGGGAAATCTTGAATTAGGCATCTCGTGGGAACTGCACGATGGGATTTTCGATCTCGTACGCGACGACGCGCCCGCTCACGCCGTCTGAAGCAACGCAAATACGCGCCGCAGCCGATGAGTTGATCCAAGGCTACACCTGGCTCAGCTGCGAGCCGGTTTACTTTGGTCAGGATCTGCAGGCCGGTCGACTCAGCGGTTCGAGCAAACCGAATTTCACGCCGCACGAGGATGACATTGCCTCGGCCAGCGCTGAAGACTTACCCGATGGCACGGTGCACGAAATGCTCGACATTCTCTGCGAGCTATCACGGCGTTTTGGCGTCGATTTCGAATGTGCTCACGACCATTCCGAAGGGCCGGCCGGCTACATTCGCGACGGCGAATGCGAAGAAGAGCTCCGCGACCTGATCTCAGCCTTTGCCAGCGTCGTCGATTTTGCCCAGGACGGACTGGATGGCATGGGCCAGGATTTTGACCTGGAGCACCGGGAAGATCCGGATGACGACGACGAGGACCGCGGGCCATCGATTTTCAAGTTTCCTGGCCGGTAGCGCTCCTGACGCATTCACTCCTCGAGATTCTCTCTTCCATTGCGATAGATCCGCTCGAGCAACCAGCCCCAGATCAGGTACTGCGCGCCGATGAGCATAAAGACGCCCGCGCCGATCATCACCACGAGCGAGAAGTAGCCCAGCGTGAGAAACGTCAAGGCCACGATTGCAAACATCAAGCCGACGCCGGCGAGGACGATGGTCCACGCCGACGAACGGGGCTTTTCGTTGAAGTCTGGCGGTGGTGGCTGCGGTGGAACGGGCTTGGCTGACATGCCCCTATGATAGCAGTAGTACGGACCATTGGTCCGCTCCTGGCAGCGGTTAGCTCGCAGAATTTGTTGAACTCGCACATCCGGACGGACCAATGGTCCGTCCTACGTGATGAAACTTCCTTTCGCGAAGCGAAGGCGACTCTAGTTCATATTCTTTTTCTTCTTTTTGTTTTCCTGTTTCTTCGCCGCCGGAGCATCGGGCGCACTGGGCTCGGCTTGTTCTTTGTTCCAAGCGTCGTACAGCGATTGCAACTCCTTCACCTTTTCGGGCTGATCCTTGGCAAGATCTTTCGATTCGCCGATGTCAGCGGCCAGGTTGTAGAGTTCCGGCTTGCCACTGCCACCCTTCGACACTACCAGTTTGTAATCGCCGTGGCGAACGGCCCACTGCTCACCAAACCGCCAGTAGAGCGTTTCGTGTGGGCGGGCTTTGTTTTCGCCGGTCAGGTATGGCATCAGGTTCAAACCGTCGAGCTTGGCCGAGCTATCGACCGGTGCGCCGCAGGCAGCGAGTGCCGTCGGCAACACGTCGAGATTGAGCACCGGAAAGTCATACGTCTGGCCGGCCGGCAGCTTGCCCTTCCACTGGGCGATGAAGGGAACGCGTGGACCACCTTCAAAGGTCGTCATCTTGAAGCCCCGCAGCGGGCCGTTGTTCGAGGTCGTCCCTTGCGTCGGACCGCCGTTGTCGCCGATGAAATAGATCATCGTGTTTTCTTCTTGCTTCAGCTCGCGCACTTTTTCCAGCACGCGACCAATGGCATCGTCCATGGCCGACATCGCCGCAGCGAAGTGCTTCCGCTTTTCGTCGGTGATGTTCGGAAAACGGTCGAGATACTTTTGCGGCGCTTGCAGCGGAGCATGCTGAGCGTTGAACGGCAGATAGAGGAACCAGGGCTTGGTCTTGTTCTTCTCGAGCCAATCGAGTGCTCGTTCGGCGTAGGCTTCGGTGGTGTAGAACTTTTCGTCCTGCACTGTCGAGGCCTGGTTCGAGACGCGGGTATCGACGAAGTTGGTCGGATGAAAGTAGGGCGTGTTGCCCAGCGTGCCGAAGTATTCATCAAAGCCGCGTTTCGTCGGCAGATTCTCGGGCTGATTGCCGAGATGCCACTTGCCGACGATGGCCGTTGCATAACCCTGTGCTCGCAGGCGGTCGGCGAGCGTCGTTTCCTTCGCCGCCAGGCCGACCTTGTTGGCCACGCTATTGAACTCGTGCCCAAACCGCGTGGGATAACGGCCCGTCATCAAGCCGGCCCGCGAAGGGCTGCAGTAGGTCGCCGCGACATAACCTTGCGTGAAGCGCAGGCCGTTCTTGGCGATCGAATCGATGTGCGGCGTAGGAATGTCTTTGCCACCCTGGCAACCGGTTTCGCCCCAACCCAGATCGTCGGCGTAAAGGATCAGCAGATTGGGCTTGTCCGCGGCTTGCGACGAAATCGCCAAGCCCACGCCGAACAGCAAGCAGAATAGAAATGAACCGACTCGCATAACTTCTCCCAATGAACGAAGTGAATGATTGGGCAGCAGTTGTCTGGTCCCGAGACGCGCCGAAAGGCGACGCCGCTAATGGAAGCGGTCGGTAGAAACTTGTCAATCGGCTCGCCGCGGTTCGCGCGAGGAATTCATCGATTTACAAGCCATTTTCGTTATCTCCAGGGCGAAGTAAGCTCCTCTGCCAGCCCCCCACTGACAGGCTGCTTGGCCAGTTCGGCCAGCTGCCGCGCGATGTCGCCGGCCCGACTGGCAACGTCGTTGAATTCCCAGCGATCGTCGGGCTTGGCGTAGAGCTCGAACTGTTCGCCGTCGTCGTTTTGCACAACTCGCAATTGCCAAGCCGACGTCCGCACCAGTTGCTGCTGACCGGCGGCAGCGAGGAGCACATCGCGACTCACGGCGGGTTCGCCACGCACGATGCGCAGCAGGCTTTGCAACTGCGTTGTCTCGTCCGTGGCCCAGCCGTTCGCATCAGCGAGCGTGGCGAAGAGATCGGCCGGCTGACACAGTTCTTGCGTGCGTAGCAGCGCACCTTCGCCGTGCGGAAAACGAACACAGCAGGGAACGTGCAACAACTCACCGTATAGAGCCTGGTCGCATTCGCCTAAGCGAAGATGTTCGCCGAGAGGATAACCACGCGGCGAAGTCACGGCGAAGAGGAGCGAGTCGCGCTGCGGCAACTCATCGATCGCATGCAGGATGGCTTGTAAGCCGCTATCGATCACCGAAACCTGGCCGGCGTAGGCGTGAGCGAGTTGCAACAGCTCATCCGGGTCGTGATCTTTCGCGAGCAACTGTTGCGGCGGTTCGACACTTTCCGACGGTGTGGGATCATCTTCGTCGGCAAACTGCTGGCGAAGTTCCAGCGGCGCATCCCAGCTGCCGTTCATCGCTCGCGCATGAATCCAAAGCAATTGAGGCCGATCAGTTTCCTTCCAGGCTTCGAGTTGAGCGAGGGCCGCATCGAGCAGACGGATGAAAGACGTCTGCTCGATTTCTTCGGCAGGGCGTTTCGCCGGTTCGTGTTTCACCAGGTGCAGCTCATCGAAATCGGCAGCACCGGGCAACTGCGCGATGGCTTCATCGTCGGTCACCAGCACCGTATGACAGCCGGCCAGGCGAGCGAGTTGCGGCAGTGAAGTAGTTTCATTGCCGCCCTGCCAATAGCTGCGGTAAGCGATAGCCAAATCGGGCGAATTGGCCAGCAGATGTTCGCACAGCAGCGACTGACTGGCGAGCCGATTGAACCCGGGCGTTTCGAGCCAGGTGTTGCCATAGGGGCCGAGATAACCGGCGCCGAGACGATCGATGACGAGAACGATTGCGCTGTTTACAGAATTCATCCGGTCAATATACCGCCTCGTCGAGGCAGTGCTGGTGGCTCAGGGGCAATGTCGCGGCATCAACTCATTGCACTCGCCAGGACAATTTCAGCAGGCAAATGGTTCGCGCCGCGCACCTGTGACCGTCTTACTTCGCCGCCACTGGCTTCCAAATCGGCGGCTTCGGCGCCAGGCGATAGGCTTGGGCAAATGGATCCTGGCGGATACGCGTCGAGCCCGACGTCGAAGTCGCAAACAGCGGCAGAATCGGCGTGCCGTCGGAGCGGGTTTCGTACTGCCCCGTGCGCGACTGGCACATCAGCAATCCACCGACGAGACCGCCGGGCGTTTCGCCGATCAGAATGTCGATGCGCGTCGGCCCCTTCACGCCGAACCATTTGCCGGCGTAGGCGGTGCGATTGCCCGAGACGCCCGGACCGCCGAAATCCTGCCGCAGCGATTGATCGTAGCTGCCGCCAGTACCGACGTTGCACATGGGCACCCACGAGCCATCGAGCACGGGTTGCTTGTTGACGTAGACGAGGAGCATGTCGTCGAAGAAGCCGACGAAGCGATACTCGCCGGCGGCCGGCGGAATGACCGTCCCGGAGAAGTGAACCATCCAGCCGCGCGGCTCAACCTTGCCGGCCACGTCGAATTCGGCGGGCCCTTCGTTGGCGCTCGTATTGGCGGGAATCATCAGCTGCGAGTACGACAGCTGGGTATCGGCTTTGTAGTAGCGCGAAGTAATCGTCTCGGCAAAGTCGCTGGCGACCATCGAGTTCACATTGCGGATGTATTCTTCGAACGAACCGCCGTAGTTGAGTTTGTTCTGTTTGCGGTCTTGTTTGAAATCGTAAAAGCTGCCGAGCAAGCCGCGACCGCCACCTCCGCCGCCGCTTCCCGAACTGCCGCCCATGCCCATTGAGGATGAGCCGAACAGCCCTTTTCCCTTGCCCGTGGAACCGCCAGTGCCGGTGCCGCTCAGGGCAAGGCCGGAGCCAATCATCGGGCCGATGCCGAACGCACTGCCGCCTCCCATGCCGCCGCCAGCTCCCGATACGAGCGCTTGAATGCCCTTGTCGTCAGAAAAACCACTGGCGAGATCGGCCGAATCCTTGGCAATGGCAGAGGCCGCCGCGTCGGCATCGACCATACTATTAGCTGCGTCGGCCAACTGCTCGGAAACATTGGAATCGGCTTCGCCCAGCGACTCGTTATCGAACTTGGTCAACTCGACACTTACATTCGTGCCGTAATCGTCCCCGAATAGACTTTCGAGCGACGGCCCGCTCCCCTCACCGGCAGGCCGGTCGGCGATGGCGGGCAAGAAAATAGCGGCCAGGACCAGCAGGGTCGTGTGAAAGAGGAAGCTGTAGAAAGTCGACAAAAAGCCGACGCGGTCCTGAAGAATCTGCATAGGAAGTATCGATAGCGAACCATTTCAGCGCGATTGAAGCACACCACAGATCTGGCGAGCGGCTCCCAATAGCAAGGGCTGTGCCGGGCGGCAAATTGCGCGAAAAGCGAAGCAAACGAGTTCCAAACGGAGAGTTTGCGATAGTAGCCGAGTTGGGTCAGCTAACTCGCTGCGACGATTTCGACGGCGGTGTCGATTCGCTCAACAGATCTAAGGACTTTTGCAGCAATCTCCAGCGGGCCAAGCAGTCCACGCCAGCCCGCCCGTTCTTGACACTCTTTTCCCCCACCGATACATTTTTAGCTGACACGGAGATGTAGGCATTTGGCAGGGCTGCACGGTCGTGCGCCTTCACCAAAGCGGATCGTTTTCGCGTCAGGTTAGTACATTGAGTCGAGCGTTTTAACCGGCGCGAGCTGCTCGATAGGGTAGGTCGCGTTTTTTTGTTGATTGAGGCAAAAATTCAGGTGTAAATCGCGGCGTATGGCCAGCTTGCAACTCCTTGGCGTGTCGAAGGTTTTCGCTTCGAAGCCCACTCGCGAGGTGCAGGCGGTTCAGTCAGTCGATTTGGAAGTGAAGGATGGCGAACTCCTCGTTTTGTTCGGGCCCAGCGGCTCGGGAAAAACGACTCTCCTGCGAATCATCGCAGGGTTGGAGCAGCCGACCGCGGGCAGGGTGCTGCTGGGAGGAGTCGAAGTGACTCAACAGCCGCCCCGCGAGCGGAACGTAGCCTTCGTCTTTCAGCACGGCAGCTTGTATGGCCATTTGACCGTCGAGCAGAACCTAACGTTTGCTCTGGATCAGCAACGGGCGAGTCGAAGTTGGTGGGGTTCAGGCAGTGCAGCGCGGGGCGAGCTGAGTAATCAGCAGATCGCCGCTCGCGTGCGAGAGGTGGCGGAGCAAGCAGGCATCACGGCCTGGCTGGGGCGACGACCGGCGGAGTTATCCGGCGGTGAGCAACAGCGAGTGGCCGTGGCGCGAGCGCTGGTTCGCCAGCCGCAGTTGCTGCTGATGGATGAACCTTTTTCCAGCCTGGATTTGCCCGTTCGGCAAACGCTGGTGCGTGAGTTGAAGCAGCAGTTGCGAGAGCAACAGCAAACGGCAATTTACGTGACGCACGATCTGGCCGAGGCCTTGGCTGTGGCGGATCGAGTGGGTGTGCTGATCGGTGGACAGTTGCGGCAGATTGGTGATCCTCGCGAGGTGTTTGCAAAACCGGCGGGGGACCAGATCGCTGCGTTGTTCGCTCCGCTGCGGCTGACGGAACGGCCGGGCTGGTGGTGGAATGTTGGAGTACCGTCTTCAGGCGGCTGATCGTTCGAACAATTCGGGAAGGCAAACAAATATGAATCCCGCTGACATGCTGCGGATCGTCGATTCGATCCATCGCGAAAAGAACATCGACAAGGAAGTCGTATTTCAAGCCATCGAAGCCGCTCTGGTGAGCGCCGCTAAAAAGAGCTTCGGCGAAACCGCCGAAGTGACGCTGCACATCGACCGCGCGACCGGCGCGATGTCGGGCACGCACAACGGCGAAGCGATGGGTGGCGAAGAAATCAGCGGCCGCATCGGCGCGCAGACCGCCAAGCAAGTCATCATTCAAAAGATCCGCGAAGCCGAACGCGATGCGCTGCTCGGCGAATTCGGCACGCAGATCGGCCAAATGGTCATCGGCACCGTAACCCGCGTCGAAGGTGGCGCCACGATCGTGTCGCTCACCAACAACGTCGAAGCCATTCTGCCGCGTTCGGAACAAATCCCTGGCGAATCGCACAATGTCAGCGAACGGGTCCGCGCCATCATTTTTGAAGTCAAGCCGCAAGGCTCGCGCGTCAAGGTTGTCCTCAGCCGCACTCGGCCGCAGTTGGTGCAGCGCTTGTTCGAACAAGAAATTCCCGAAGTCAGCGAAGGTGTGATCTCGATCAACGCCATCGCTCGCGAACCGGCTCACCGCAGCAAGGTGGCCGTCAGCAGCACCGACCAACGCGTCGATTGCGTCGGCGCTTGCGTTGGTATCCGCGGCAACCGCATCAAGAACATCGTTGATGAACTCGCCGGCGAACGGATCGACATCATCCGCTGGAGCGACGATCCGGAAACGCTCATCCGCGAAGCCCTCAAGCCCGCCGAAGTCGATCAAGTTCTGCTCTGCGATATGATCGGCCGCGCGATTGTGCTGGTCCGCGAAGATCAGCTCTCGCTGGCCATCGGCCGCAAGGGTCAAAACGTTCGCCTGGCCAGTAAGCTCTGCGGCTGGGACATCGAAATCATGACCAACGACGAGCTCGAACAGCAAATCGACCGAGCCGTCGCTGGTTACATGCAGATCGAAGGAATGACCGAAGAGTTGGCCTCGCGGCTCGTCGAACAGGGCTACCTGTCGTACGACGATCTCGAAGTGATCGAGCCCGATGCCCTGATGGAAATGGGCGGTCTCGACGAAGAGCAAGTCGACAAGATCGTCAAGCAAGCCGAAGACCTGGCCGCCACGGCCAACAAAGCGGCCGAAGTCGAGAAGGCCCGCAAGCGGCTCGAAGAAATCGAAAGTGGCGCCCGCGACGCAAAGGGAAATCGGAAGCAGCCGCCGAAGAACGCTCCCAAGCCGCCACCGGCGCCCAAGGCTGAAGAACCACCACCAGCCCCGCCGGCTGCTGAGTAGTCAATTCTGAAACTCCCTCGCCCCGATATTCCGGGGAGAGGTTGGGGTGAGGAGCTTCCTCGCTCCTTTCTTACGCGGTAATTCTGTGCCTGTCCCGGCATGCTGAGCCCTTACGCGCCCCGCATTACAAAAATGCTAGCACGACATAACGGCCATTGTTAGAATCACCCCCTTGCGGTTATTTCAGCACTAATTCGCAGGGAGATTGCGCATGAACTGGGGTAAGATGGGTGCCGGCCTGTTGATGGTCGTTGGCGGGCTGTTGTGGCTGGTTTTGGGCCTGATGGCGAACCGGCTGTTTTTCTATCCGGTCATTCTTTGCGGGATCGGGTTGTTCACGATCGCTTCGGGTGCGCTAGGCAGCAGCGAGTAGCTGCTCGCTTCACCGGACTCTACACGCGCACGGCCTTCAGCACTGCCGAAGTCGCCGGGGATTTGTTCAGCACGTAGAAGTGCACCCCGGGGATGCCGCGGTCGATAAGCTCTTGCACTTGCTGCGTGGCGAACTCGACGCCGACTTGGAACTGCCAATCGGCGTCGTCTTTTTCACTCAGCTTGGCGATGAACGCTTCCGGCAGGCGAGCTTTGCAGAGTGACGTGATCCGCTGAATCTGGCCGAGGTTGGTCACCGGCAGAATGCCTGGAATGATCGGCACGCGGATGCCGAGGGCGGTGCAGGCGTCGCGGAAGCGGAAGAAATCGGCGTTGTCGTAGAACAGCTGCGTGATGATGCAATCGGCGCCGGCGGCGACTTTGCGTTGCAGGTTCTGCAGATCGACCTCGAAGCTCGGCGCTTCCTGGTGTGTCTCTGGATAACCGGCCACGGCCACGCCGTAGCTGGGAAACTCGCCTTTGACGAGCGCCAGCAGTTCGTTGGCATAGCGCAAGCCGCCGTCGACTGGCTTGAACGTCTCCTGACCCTTTGGTGGATCGCCACGGAGGGCCACGATATTGTCGACGCCGCGGCCACTGGCTTCTTTCAAGTACTCGCGCAGCTGATCCACCGTCGAGCCGACGCACGTCAGGTGCGAAGCTACTCGCACGCCGAAGCGGCGTTTCACTTCGCTGGTGATCTCCAGCGTTTTCTTTTGCGTGCTGCCACCAGCGCCGTAGGTGCAGGTGATTACGTCGGGCCCGAACGCCATCAGGTGTTCGACGTTTTCATACATGGCCGCTTCGGCCGCCGCGGTCTTGGGAGGAAACAGCTCGAACGAGAGCGTGAAATTTTTGGCTGGATAGAAAGTCATGGAGCGAATCGTGCTGGGCGTCGCCAGCGTCGGTGAAGAGGAAGTTATCTTTCCTCACAGTGTACCCAGTTGTGGCCGATGCTGGCAGCGTCGGCAGGGGGAGCTACGCAAACTTCTCGATCTCCGGCTCGCGAACTTCCTTGATCAGCTTCTGGATGATGTCTTCGTTGGTCATCCCTTCGGCCTGTGCCTGAAAATTGGTGCTGATGCGATGGCGGAGCACGGGAACCGCGATTTTGCGGATGTCTTCAAAAGCCACGCTGAAACGCCCTTCCATGGCAGCGACGGCTCTGCCGCCGTTGATCAGATTCTGACCGGCGCGGGGACCAGCGCCCCAGTCGACAAGTTCTTTGACGAACTTCGGCGCTGTTTCGTCCTTGGGCCGAGTGGCGCGCACCAGCCGGGCCGTGTATTTGATGATGTGCGGGCTGACGGCGACGGCGGCGACCAGCTTTTGGACCTGCACGATCTGCCGGGCGTTAAGGATCTTTTTGACCTCGATTTTTTCCTGCCGAGTCGTCGACGACAGAATCCGCTCTTCTTCTTCCAGGTTCGGATAACCGACCTTGATGTTGAACATGAAGCGGTCGAGTTGGGCTTCCGGCAGCGGGTATGTTCCTTCCTGATCGATCGGGTTCTGCGTCGCGATGACGAAGAACGGCTCGGGCAGATCGTAGGTCGTGCGGCCGACGGTGATTTCCCGTTCTTGCATGGCCTGCAGCAACGCGGCCTGCGTTTTCGGCGGCGTACGGTTGATTTCGTCGGCCAGCAGAATGTTGGTGAAGACGGGCCCTTCGACGAAGCGGAAGTTTCGCTTGCCGGCTTCGTCTTCCTCAAGCACGTTCGTGCCGGTGATGTCGCTAGGCATCAAGTCGGGCGTGAATTGAATCCGCTTGAAGCCGACGTCGAGAATCTTGGCCAGCGTGCTCACCATCAAGGTTTTGGCGAGGCCCGGAACGCCTTCGAGCAGGCAATGGCCGCGGGTGAAGATGGCCGCGAAGAGCTGCTCGATGACGTCGTTCTGACCGACGATCACCCGCTGCAATTCCTGGTGCATCACCAAGCGATGGCGAGCAAAATCCTGCAGCATTTCCCCCAAGCTTCTCGGTTTATCGCTCATAGTTCTGGCTTTGGGGAGTCCATTCGAGGTGTGGCCCTGGGGTGGCTGAACAGTCGATTTTAGGGGTGATGCCCGATGGCGACAACGGCAACCATGCTGACACCGACAGCGTGGGCTGATAGCTTTGGGCAATCAAGGAACCCTGCAGTTGAATGAATGTCCGCCAAAACCCGAGCCGAAGTCGTCGTTCAGCTGGTCGCCGCTGGGGTGGCCGCTTCCCGTGCGCGTGGTGCTCGGCGTCACGCTGGGAGCGATCATCGGCTTTTATGCCGGCGACCGCGACATTCGCTACGGCTGGACGACGGCGCATCTCGGTGAAATCGCCAAGCTCTATATCCAACTCCTCACCGCGCTCGCCACGCCGCTGATTTTCTTTGCGGTGATCGAAGCCTTTGTCAAAACGCAGATCAGCGGCGCACAAGGGTTGAAGATGTTCGTCGTTTGCGCGGTAAACATCGCTTTTGCATTTGCGGTGGGACTGT is drawn from Anatilimnocola floriformis and contains these coding sequences:
- a CDS encoding sulfatase family protein — encoded protein: MRVGSFLFCLLFGVGLAISSQAADKPNLLILYADDLGWGETGCQGGKDIPTPHIDSIAKNGLRFTQGYVAATYCSPSRAGLMTGRYPTRFGHEFNSVANKVGLAAKETTLADRLRAQGYATAIVGKWHLGNQPENLPTKRGFDEYFGTLGNTPYFHPTNFVDTRVSNQASTVQDEKFYTTEAYAERALDWLEKNKTKPWFLYLPFNAQHAPLQAPQKYLDRFPNITDEKRKHFAAAMSAMDDAIGRVLEKVRELKQEENTMIYFIGDNGGPTQGTTSNNGPLRGFKMTTFEGGPRVPFIAQWKGKLPAGQTYDFPVLNLDVLPTALAACGAPVDSSAKLDGLNLMPYLTGENKARPHETLYWRFGEQWAVRHGDYKLVVSKGGSGKPELYNLAADIGESKDLAKDQPEKVKELQSLYDAWNKEQAEPSAPDAPAAKKQENKKKKKNMN
- a CDS encoding sulfatase family protein, translating into MNSVNSAIVLVIDRLGAGYLGPYGNTWLETPGFNRLASQSLLCEHLLANSPDLAIAYRSYWQGGNETTSLPQLARLAGCHTVLVTDDEAIAQLPGAADFDELHLVKHEPAKRPAEEIEQTSFIRLLDAALAQLEAWKETDRPQLLWIHARAMNGSWDAPLELRQQFADEDDPTPSESVEPPQQLLAKDHDPDELLQLAHAYAGQVSVIDSGLQAILHAIDELPQRDSLLFAVTSPRGYPLGEHLRLGECDQALYGELLHVPCCVRFPHGEGALLRTQELCQPADLFATLADANGWATDETTQLQSLLRIVRGEPAVSRDVLLAAAGQQQLVRTSAWQLRVVQNDDGEQFELYAKPDDRWEFNDVASRAGDIARQLAELAKQPVSGGLAEELTSPWR
- a CDS encoding ABC transporter ATP-binding protein, yielding MASLQLLGVSKVFASKPTREVQAVQSVDLEVKDGELLVLFGPSGSGKTTLLRIIAGLEQPTAGRVLLGGVEVTQQPPRERNVAFVFQHGSLYGHLTVEQNLTFALDQQRASRSWWGSGSAARGELSNQQIAARVREVAEQAGITAWLGRRPAELSGGEQQRVAVARALVRQPQLLLMDEPFSSLDLPVRQTLVRELKQQLREQQQTAIYVTHDLAEALAVADRVGVLIGGQLRQIGDPREVFAKPAGDQIAALFAPLRLTERPGWWWNVGVPSSGG
- the nusA gene encoding transcription termination factor NusA yields the protein MNPADMLRIVDSIHREKNIDKEVVFQAIEAALVSAAKKSFGETAEVTLHIDRATGAMSGTHNGEAMGGEEISGRIGAQTAKQVIIQKIREAERDALLGEFGTQIGQMVIGTVTRVEGGATIVSLTNNVEAILPRSEQIPGESHNVSERVRAIIFEVKPQGSRVKVVLSRTRPQLVQRLFEQEIPEVSEGVISINAIAREPAHRSKVAVSSTDQRVDCVGACVGIRGNRIKNIVDELAGERIDIIRWSDDPETLIREALKPAEVDQVLLCDMIGRAIVLVREDQLSLAIGRKGQNVRLASKLCGWDIEIMTNDELEQQIDRAVAGYMQIEGMTEELASRLVEQGYLSYDDLEVIEPDALMEMGGLDEEQVDKIVKQAEDLAATANKAAEVEKARKRLEEIESGARDAKGNRKQPPKNAPKPPPAPKAEEPPPAPPAAE
- the metF gene encoding methylenetetrahydrofolate reductase [NAD(P)H] — translated: MTFYPAKNFTLSFELFPPKTAAAEAAMYENVEHLMAFGPDVITCTYGAGGSTQKKTLEITSEVKRRFGVRVASHLTCVGSTVDQLREYLKEASGRGVDNIVALRGDPPKGQETFKPVDGGLRYANELLALVKGEFPSYGVAVAGYPETHQEAPSFEVDLQNLQRKVAAGADCIITQLFYDNADFFRFRDACTALGIRVPIIPGILPVTNLGQIQRITSLCKARLPEAFIAKLSEKDDADWQFQVGVEFATQQVQELIDRGIPGVHFYVLNKSPATSAVLKAVRV
- a CDS encoding AAA family ATPase, with amino-acid sequence MLQDFARHRLVMHQELQRVIVGQNDVIEQLFAAIFTRGHCLLEGVPGLAKTLMVSTLAKILDVGFKRIQFTPDLMPSDITGTNVLEEDEAGKRNFRFVEGPVFTNILLADEINRTPPKTQAALLQAMQEREITVGRTTYDLPEPFFVIATQNPIDQEGTYPLPEAQLDRFMFNIKVGYPNLEEEERILSSTTRQEKIEVKKILNARQIVQVQKLVAAVAVSPHIIKYTARLVRATRPKDETAPKFVKELVDWGAGPRAGQNLINGGRAVAAMEGRFSVAFEDIRKIAVPVLRHRISTNFQAQAEGMTNEDIIQKLIKEVREPEIEKFA